The Labeo rohita strain BAU-BD-2019 chromosome 19, IGBB_LRoh.1.0, whole genome shotgun sequence genome window below encodes:
- the LOC127182183 gene encoding zona pellucida sperm-binding protein 1-like yields the protein MAWQGVKTLILVLCCFDLVLSQSSKPVSTSDYFSSINDDYSDVEADHFKVAPQDTEGVTQSKLAVYCNNDTMKVILPAGSLSQVKILGVSVIESVLGAPAACGYSLTQGYGHTILVVDYDGCHVTLEGGRYTLRVLYPDEAGQLDVATLSCDSNQHLSASLKHLSVQSDQTPTCAKLPLPMTSQSSPPLSAPNMLPLTSKPEGCNISADQRVSCSASGITQDECLAKGCCFDATTSVCYYPMDECTADKNFVFAVYNDFTNIHVNPMSLMVAGKTGCKPVIANEDFAIFKFSVTECGTRSFVIGETTIYLAEVQTIIKVRNLKYGVISRDNPIRLMVECRYPKVSASPTFAGPVLASAGYMVMSPSLPSHLLSEGLFGVQLLISEDETFTKFYPWCHQPLNVLLGKPVYLELRLKSPKPAATLIVHYCVAYPRSARSALILIFEGCPNPLDSGNISILYMKHLPQNRHKRRFEIKAFQFMDLSTNKYLNEEIYFMCSTEVCMPSELPCAETCFDGKSP from the exons ATGGCTTGGCAGGGTGTGAAAACACTAATTCTGGTTTTGTGTTGCTTTGATTTGGTTTTGTCACAGAGTTCAAAGCCTGTCTCTACTTCAGATTATTTTTCAAGCATAAATGATGATTATTCTGATGTTGAAGCTGATCACTTCAAAGTGGCACCTCAAGACACTGAAGGGGTGACACAATCAAAATTGGCAGTTTACTGTAACAATGATACTATGAAAGTGATTTTGCCAGCTGGTTCTCTCAGTCAGGTTAAGATTTTGG gTGTTTCAGTAATTGAATCTGTGCTTGGGGCCCCAGCGGCCTGTGGATACTCCCTGACACAAGGCTATGGCCATACTATTTTGGTTGTTGACTACGATGGCTGTCATGTCACCTTGGag GGTGGCCGTTACACTCTGAGGGTCCTCTATCCAGATGAAGCTGGACAGCTGGATGTCGCTACTTTGTCTTGTGATTCAAACCAACATCTCAGTGCTTCCCTGAAACACCTCAGCGTGCAGTCAGATCAGACACCAACGTGTGCAAAACTACCCCTGCCCATGACTTCCCAGTCATCACCTCCCCTGTCAGCACCAAACATGCTCCCGCTTACCAGCAAACCAGAAG GCTGCAACATCTCTGCCGATCAGAGAGTGTCGTGTAGCGCCTCTGGTATAACACAAGACGAGTGTCTGGCCAAAGGATGCTGTTTTGATGCAACGACCTCAGTCTGCTACTATCCCATGGATG AATGCACTGCTGATAAGAACTTTGTCTTTGCTGTTTATAATGATTTCACAAACATCCATGTGAACCCCATGAGCCTGATGGTTGCTGGAAAGACTGGTTGCAAGCCTGTTATCGCCAACGAAGACTTTGCCATCTTCAAATTTTCTGTCACTGAGTGTGGAACACGTTCCTTT GTCATTGGTGAGACAACAATTTACCTAGCTGAGGTACAGACCATCATCAAAGTTCGGAACCTGAAGTACGGCGTGATCTCCAGGGATAATCCAAtcag GCTGATGGTTGAATGCCGCTACCCAAAGGTTTCAGCCTCTCCCACGTTTGCCGGACCTGTGCTTGCGAGTGCAGGGTACATGGTTATGAGTCCCAGTCTGCCTTCACACCTGCTGTCTGAAGGGCTGTTTGGAGTTCAGCTTTTAATTTCTGAGG ATGAAACTTTCACCAAGTTTTATCCATGGTGTCATCAGCCGCTAAATGTTCTTTTGGGGAAGCCTGTATATCTGGAGTTGCGTCTGAAGTCTCCAAAACCTGCAGCTACACTCATAGTTCACTACTGTGTGGCCTATCCACGCTCCGCTAGGAGTGCcctgattttgatttttgaggG ATGCCCCAATCCTCTTGACTCTGGCAACATCTCCATTCTTTATATGAAACACCTTCCTCAGAATCGGCACAAGCGTCGCTTTGAGATTAAAGCCTTTCAGTTCATGGATTTATCCACCAATAAATACCTGAATGAGGAG ATTTACTTCATGTGCTCTACTGAAGTGTGCATGCCCTCTGAATTGCCCTGTGCAGAGACCTGCTTTGATGGAAAG TCTCCATGA